AGCCGGAGCGGGACGGCGAGGCCGGGTCCGCCGGGGTTCTCGGTGCCGCCCCGGTCGCCGAACCCGCGGACCCGGTCGAACCCGCGGACCCGGTCGAACCGGCCGACCTCGTCGAACCCCCGGACCCCGGTGACGACACCCCCGAACCCGCCTGGGCCGCGGCCGTGCCCGACCACACCGCGGACGTCCCCCTGCCCGAACCACCGGACGACGACTACCCGCTTGCCGAACCGCCCGACCCCGACACCCCGCCCGACCCCGACGCCCCGCCCGACCTCGACGACCTGCCCCCCGACCCGTTCACCGAGGAGCGGACCACCTCACCCGCCACCGAGGACGACGACCCGGAGGGCTGGGCCCGCGACGTCGAGGTCCTGCTGGCCGAACGCGCCGCCGCGGCCGACCGCCGCGAACGCGTCCTCCTGCCCGACCACCTCACCGTCAGCCAGTTGGTGGAACTCGCGGCCGACCCGGACCGGCTCGCCCGCCGCCTGCGCCGCCCCCTGCCGTTCCCGCCGAACCCGTCGACCCGCCGCGGCACGGCGTTCCACACCTGGCTGGAACAGCGCTTCGGCGCGAGCCGCCTCTTCGAGCTGGACGAACTCCCCGGCGCCGCGGACGAGGGCGCCGCCCCGGACACCGACCTGGGCCGCCTCCAGGAGGCGTTCCTGGCCAGCAGCTGGGCCGCCAGGGCCCCGCACGACGTCGAGGTGCCCTTCGAGGCGGAGATCGAGGGCCTGTCCGTGCGCGGCCGGATGGACGCGGTCTTCGCCGACGACGACGGCGGCTGGACCGTGGTCGACTGGAAGACCGGCGCGGTGCCGGCCGAGGAGCGCCTGCCCGCGCTGTCGGTGCAGCTCGCCGCCTACCGGCTGGCGTGGGCGGCGCTCACCGACACGCCGGTGGAGAAGGTGCGGGCCGCGTTCCACTACGTCCGCCACGACCACACCCTGCGCCCGGCGGACCTGCTCGACGCCGACGGCCTGCGCGAACTGGTCCGCTCGATCCCGAACTGAACGGGGCGGGCACCGTCCGGGCCCCGTCCCACCCGGTCAGGTCCCCCGTTCGACCCGGTTCCGCGTCAGCCCAGCACCCGCGCGTCCGCGGGCACCTCCTTGAGCACCCGCTCGTACAGCACCTCCAGCAGCCACCGCCCGAACAGCGACGGCCCGAACTCCGTCGACCGGTCCTCTGGCGGCACCACCAGCTCCGCGGCCCCGGCCGGGTCCACCGCGACGACCCCGATGCCGTAGTAGTCCAGCTCGATCAGCGGCCACGACTCGCCGCCCTTCATCGCGGGCAGCACCACCGAGCACGGCGCGAGGGTCATCAGCGTCCCGCACGACTGCAGCGCGCGGTCCGCGGTCGACTCACCGACCAGCACACCCACCAGCTCCACCGCGGGCACCGGCAGCCGGTCGTGCGCGGCGGGCTCGAACCAGGAGCGGAACCACGACGGGTCCGCCTGCGGCGGCCAGCCGTTCGCGCTGCGCCACTCGTGCACGTCGGCGCGGACCCGCACGACGGCCGAGACCTGGTGACCCAGCACGGCGACGTCGGGGACGACGATGCCGCGCCAACCCAACGCCGACGCGGCACGGTGGAGGAGCGGTTGCACTCGGGCATCCTAGAACTGGTTGCGGTTTCAATGACAGACCCTCCGGCGCGCTGGGTGCCGACCCGGGCGCGCAGGGTGATCAGGGGGCCGAGCGGCCCACGCGCAGCGCCCACAGCACCAGCGGCACCTGGAGCGGCAGCCGGCCCCAGGCGACGGCCCTGGCCCCGGGCGACTTCGCGCGGTGGTCGAGGGCCATCTTCACGTTCGCCGGGAACACGGCCGCGAAGAACGCGGCGGCCAGCTTCCCGCCGAGCCCGCGGGTGCGCGGCGCGGCGACCGCCGCGGCCAGCGCCAGCTCCGCGACGCCGGACGCGTAGGTCCAGGTCCGGGGTCTGCCCGGCAGCGCGCGCGGCACGATCGAGTCGTACGGGCGCGGCTTGGCGAAGTGCGTCGCGCCGGCCGCGCCCAGCAGGCCCGCCAGCGCGAGGGCGGACCTCGACCGGGAACGAGTGGGTTCCATGGGACCACCCTGTCATGCCCGTCCCGGGACGGCGCTCCCAGGGTTATCCTCCCGCGACGTGAGCGATGATCCCGAAAATCCGGAACATCCCGAGCGGGCGGCCGTGGCCGCGTTCGCCGACGACTTCGTGGCCGGGCTGCGCGAGTGGCTGGCCATCCCGTCGATCGGGGCCGACCCGGCCCACCACGGCGACGTGCACGCCTCCGCCCGCTGGCTCGCCGACGCGCTGAGCCGCGACGGCTGGCCCGACGTCCGGGTCTGGGACGCCGGACCCGCCCTGCCCGCGGTCTACGCCTGCCGGCCCGCCGCCGACCCGGACGCGCCGACCGTGCTGGTCTACGGCCACCACGACGTGCAGCCGGTCGACCCGGTGGAGCAGTGGCGGTACCCGCCGTTCGAGCCGACCCTGGTGGGCGAGGAGCTGTTCGCGCGCGGCGCCAGCGACGACAAGGGCCAGGTCGCGATGCACCTGCTCGGCGTCCGGGCGCACCTCGCCGCGACCGGCGCCACCCACCCCGCGGTCACGCTGAAGCTGCTCGTGGAGGGCGAGGAGGAGTCCGGCTCGCCCCACCTGACCCGGCTGCTCGACGACCACCGCGACGACCTCGCGTGCGACCTGGTCGTGTTCACCGACACCCCCCTGTACGCGCGGGACGCGCCCACGGTCTGCACCGGCCAGCGGGGCGTGTACGGCGCGGAGGTGGTGTTCACCGGCGGCGCCTCCGACGTGCACTCCGGCCGCGCGGGCGGCGGCGTGCCCAACCCGGCCACCGCGATCGCCAGGCTGGTCGCCGCCCTCCACGACGACCGGGGGCGGGTCCGGCTGCGCGACTTCTACGCCGACGTGGTGGAGCCCACCGAGGCCGAGCGCGCCGACTACGCCGCGCTGCCGTTCGACGAGGCCGGGTGGCTGGCCAACGCCGGCGGCGCGCGGGCCCTGAGCGGCGAACCGGGCTGGTCGACCCTGGAGCGGGTGTGGGTGCGGCCGACCGCCGAGGTCAACGGCATCCGCGGCGGCTACACCGGGCCCGGGCTGAAGACGATCGTGCCCGCCGAGGCGTCGGTGAAGCTGTCGTTCCGGCTCGTGCCCGACCAGCGGCCCGAGCAGGTCGCCGACGCGCTGCGCGAGTTCGTGCGCGCCCACACCCCGCCCGGCCTGCGCTCCGAGGTGATCGCCCGCGGCGACGGCGCACCGCCCTACGCGGTCGACGTGTCGCACCCGGCGGTCGGCGCGGTGCGCGACGCGGTCGAGGCGGCGTTCGAGCAGCCCGTGCGGTTCAGCCGGACGGGTGGCTCCGGCCCGGCGGCACTGCTGCACGACGGGCTCGGCGTGCCGGTCGTGTACCTGGGGGCGACGTTGCCGGATGATCGCATCCACGCGCCGAACGAGCGCGTCGTCGTGCCACTGCTGCTCCGCGGCGCCGAGGCGGCCGCCCGGCTGTGGCGGCTGCTGCCGGAGAGGTTGTCATGATCCGCCGGTTCCACGAGGGCGCGCCACTGGCCGACCTGCCCGGTCACTCGCTCGTCGGTGTGATCAGGATGCCGGACGCGGGCCAGAGCCCGGTGCGCGCGATCGTCAAGCGCGTCATCGGCGCCACGGCCGCCCTCACCGCCGCGGTCCTGATCGTCTACCTCGGCCGCGACGGCTACCGCGACGTCAACGAGGACGGCCTGTCCCTGCTGGACGCGGTGTACTACGCGACGGTGTCGCTGTCCACGACCGGGTACGGCGACATCACGCCCGTCAGCTCCTCCGCCAGGATGGTCAACGTCCTGGTGATCACGCCCCTGCGCGTGCTGTTCCTGATCGTGCTGGTCGGCACGACCCTGGAAGTTCTCACCGAGCGTTCGCGGCAGGCGTTGCGCATCCAGAAGTGGAGGGTCAAGGTGCGGGACCACGTGGTGGTCATCGGCTATGGGACGAAGGGCCGGTCGGCGGTGAGCGCCCTCATGGGCGACGGCGTGGACCCGGGCCACATCGTCATCGTCGACACCTCCCAGGAAGCCCTGGACGCGGCGTCGGCCATCGGCCTGGTCACCGTCCACGGCTCGGGCACCAGCAACGACGTGCTGCGCGTGGCGGGCGTCCCCAGGGCCAGGGCGGTGGTCGTGGCGGCGAACCGCGACGACACGGCGGTCCTGGTCACCCTCACCGCCCGCGAGCTGGCGCCGAAGGCCCAGGTGGTCGCCTCGGTGCGCGAGCGCGAGAACGAGCACCTGCTCCGCCAGTCCGGCGCCGACTCGGTGGTGGTCTCCAGCGAGACGGCGGGCCGGCTGCTGGGCATGGCCACGGCGACCCCGTCGGTGGTCGACATGGTGGAGGACCTGCTGACCCCCGACGCGGGCCTGTCCATCGCCGAGCGCGACGTGGAACCCACCGAGATCGGCGGCTCACCCCGCCACCTGCCGGACATCGTGCTGGGCGTGGTCCGCGACGGCACCCTGTACCGCGTGGACGCCCCCGAAGCGGACGCGGTGGAGGCGGGGGACCGCCTCCTCTACGTCAAGAAGGTCACCCCGCCGAAGGAGTAGTACCCCACCGAAGGAGTAATTCGGAGGAGCAGGACCGGATCAGCAGGACCACGCAAGACCGACCGACCAACCGGCCGGGCCCACCTCACAACGGGCCCGGCCGTGCCCACAACGGGCGGGGCCGATCCACGCGCTCACCATCACCCGACGAGCGGCAACCGCACCACGAACGCCGCCCCACGCCTCACCACCGCTCCCGAACCATCGCCCCTCACGCCACCCCCGCTCAGTTCACCACTGCCAGACCCGCCGCCCATGTCCCCGCTGCTCATATCACCGGTGCCCACGCCACCGCCGCCCACGCCACCCGCGTGACCATCGGCCACTTCAGCGCCAGCCACAGCGCCCCCAGCCACAGCGCCCTCAGCCACAGCGCCCCCAGCCAGAGCGCCACCCATCTCCCCAGCGGTACCGGACAGGTTCTTCATCTTCAGCGTCGGCTCGTCGACATCCAGCATCACCGCCTCGACCCGATCGGCATCGGTGCAGGTCAGCTCCCCACCGTGAGCCCGAACCACACCCCGCGCGATGGCCAGCCCGAGCCCCGAACCACCCGACCGCCGGTCACGCGCCTCGTCCAGCCGCACCAGCCGGTCGAAGATGCGTTCCCGATCCCCGGGCGCCACCCCGGGCCCGTTGTCGGACACCACGAGCAGCGCGAAGCCACCCGCCGCCGACACGCGCACCCGCACCCGCCCCGACGGCCCGGTCGCCTGCCGGGCGTTGTCGGCCAGGTTCGCCAAGACCTGCGCCAGCCGCTGCGGATCACCGGAGACGAACACCGACCCGCTCCCGCCTCCACCCCCGCCCCTGCCCCCACCCCCGCCCGGGTCCTTGCCCCTGCCCGGGTTCCTACCCCCACCCACCCCTTCAACCTCGATGTCGAAGTCGGGAGCGAGCAGCCGGGTGCGCCCCACCTCGGCCTCGGCCAGCGCCAGCAGGTCCACCCGTTCCCGGTGCAGTTCCAGCCCCACGTCGATCCTGGCCAGCGCCAGCAGGTCGTCCACGAGCCGCCCGGCCCGTCGCGACTCCCGCACCAGCAGCAGGTTCAACCGCTCGCGCTCCTCGGCGTCCGAGGTCTGCATCAGCGCCTCGGCCACCGCCTGCACGCCCGCGATGGGGGTCCGCAGTTCGTGCGCGGCATCGGCCACGAACCGCTTGGTCCTCTCCTCCGATCCCTCCAGCGAGTCCAACATGTCGTCGAACGCGGCCGCCGTCCGACCGAGCTCGTTGTCCGTCGACGACGGGTTGAGCCGGTAGCCGCGCTTGCCGCGGGCGATCGAGCGGGCCAGCGTCGTCATCGCGTCCAGCGGTGCCAACGCCCGCCCCACCGTCCACACCAGCACCGCCGCCGTCACCGCCAGCACGCCGAACCCGACCAGCAGCAGTAACCGCCGCAGCCGCACCTGCGCGGCCGTGATCAGCGACGACTCGGCGTACAGCGTGACCGTCGACCCGTCCGGCAGCTCCCGGTCGACCCGGTTGGCCACGCCACCCACCGGTGCCTTGCCGAACGCCTCGCCGTTCGGCATGACCAGCCGGACCTCGACACCCCGGTTCTCCAGCCGCGTCACCAGCTCCGCCCCGCGCACGTCCTGCTTGACGAGCTGCTGGGCCGCCCCCGCCTTCTCCCACAGCGCGGTCTCGACGTCCCGCTTGGACTGGGCCGCGAACAACCCGTCCACCAGCAGCACGACCCCGAGCAGCGCCACGCCGAGCACGCCGATCGCGGACAGCGCCACCCGTCGCCGCAGCGAGACGGTCCGCAGGCTCACGTCTCGTCAGCCCTGAGCACGTAACCGAGCCCCCGCACGGTGTGCAGCAGCCGCGGACCGTGCTCCTCCAACTTCCGGCGCAGGGCACTGACGTGCACCTCCACCAGGTTGGGGTCGTAGTCCTCGTAGCCCCACACCGCGGTGAGGATCTGGGTCTTGCCCACCACCCGCCCGCGCTGCGCCGCCAGGTACCGCAGCAACCGCAGCTCGGTGGCGGTCAGCTCGATCGGCATGCTCCCGCGCAGCACCACCGCCGAGTCCGCGTCCACCACGAGGTCACCGATCTGCACGGTGGACGGCGTGCGCCCCAGCCGCCGCAGCACCGCACTGACCCGCGCCACCAGCTCGGCCAGCACGAACGGCTTCACCACGTAGTCGTCCGCGCCCCGGTCCAGTCCGCGCAGCCGGTCGGACACCCCGTCCCGGGCGGTCAACATCACCACCCCGGCCCCGCTGCTCCGCCGGATGACCTCCAGCAGCGCGAAACCGTCCCGACCGGGCAGCATCACGTCGAGCACCACCAGGTCCGGGCGGAACCGGATCAGGTCGCCCTCCAGCTCCCGACCGTCGGGCCGGACCTGCACCTGGTAGCCCGCCTCCCGGAGGGCGGAGCTCACCGCCGCGCCGATCGCCTCCGCGTCCTCGATCACCAGCACCCTGGCAGCAGTTGACACCTCCCAATTCTGCGTCGCGTCCCACCCGCCCCGAGCGGAACCCGCCACAACCGCACTTCCCGGGCATGCCCCGCCACGCCCCAGCCCGATCGGCGCCGAGCTCCCCGTCGACCGCCCTGCCCCTTGTGCCGCCGCCACCTCCCGTTCTCCGCCACCTCCCGCTCTGCTGCCGTCCTGCCCGCCCCCTGTCCCGTCGGCACCGCACGTCTTGCATCAGCGTCACCGCGTGTCCCGCCGGCCGGCCCCGCGTGTCCTGCCGCCGACCGCCGCTTGCTCACCACCCGCCCGCCAACCCGACCCCTGCGCGTGAGCGCCGAGCCAGCCGAGCGCGAAGCCGACGCCGTCCGAGCGCGGAACGCTCACGGCGAAGGCGCCGCACGCGCCCGTCCTGATCCACGAATCCCCACTCCACCTCCCTCCCCGAGCCGGTCAGGCCCCGCCGAGTTCCACTTGTTTCCGATGTTCCGCATGAGATCCATGGGACAAGTATCGAACAGGTGTTCGAGTGGGGGCAAGATCACGATCGGGTGATGCGGGGAGCCCGGCACCACCCGACAGCCCCCACGACAACCCCCGGCGCCATCTGCGACGATCCACCCCGTGGCGGTTCCGCGAAGCCCGGTGAGATGGGCGCTGGTCCTGCTGGTCGCGGGGCTGGTGGGCGTCGCGGCAGCGGGCGTGCTGTGGTGGCCGGGCACCTCCACCGAGGTCCGCCGGACCACCGCCACCGTCGTCGAACCCGCCTCGTGCGGCGGCCCGGACGCCTACGACCGCGTCGAGTTCAAGGTCGGCGACGAGACGCGCACCGCCAAGCTCGACGGCTGCGGCCACCAGGAGAACGAGGCGGTCGAGGTGGTCGTCCCCGACGACACCGGCGGCGACCTGGTCCAGGCCGCGGCCAGCACCCCGGTGGGCATGCCGTTCGGGACCAGGCTGGCCGTCCTGCTCGTGTGCCTGAGCGGCCTGGCCGGCGGCCTGTACGCCTACCTGCTGACCAGGCGTTCTCAGCCCACGGCCTCGGCCGGCGCCGCGTAGGTGTTGCACGACGTCGTCGTGCCCGTCTCGAACCCGCCGGACGCCCACTGGGCCTGGTTCTCGGGCGTGCCGTGCGCGTTCTCCTCCGGCGGCTCCTCCATCGCGTACCGGAAGTCCTCCGCCGCCTCCGCGGCCAGCCCCGACCCGATCGACCCGGACGCCGCCAGCAGGAACATCCCGGCGAAGCAGTTCGCCTGCAGCTCGATCCGCCGCGACATCTCCAGCCCGGCGGGCGTCTCCTCGCCGGCCGCCACGATCTTGCTGTCCGCCGCGCGCAGCATCCCGCTGACCGCCTGCACGTGGTGCCCGTACTCGTGCGCCAGCGTCGCCAGGTGCGACCCGGCGCGCTCACCGCCGCCGTTGTCGCGCAGCCGCCGCGTGGGCATGTAGATGGTCCGGTTGCGGCCGCAGTAGTACGCGACCGCCTCGCTCTCCGCGGGCGCCGAGCCGCACGGGCCGTCGGTCAGCTCCGGGGACGTGTCCAGCGTGGGCGGGGAGAACGGGAGGTTCGCCTGCTCCAGCACCGGCTGCCACGCCTGGTCGAGGCACGCCACCCCGGCCTTGTAGTACGCAGACAGCTGGGTGTCCGACACCCCGAACCCCGGCAGCGAGCACGCCACCGCGGGCAGCTTCACGGGCGTGACCAGCAGCGGGTGGTCGGCGAGCCGGTGCACGGCGCGCGGCCGCGGGTCCTCGGTCCCGGTGGCGGGCGCGGGGGGAGCGCCCGGGGCGGCCACGGCCCGCCCGCCGATCCGCCGCGAGGAGTCCAGCTGGGCGACCAGGCCCAGGCCCAGCACGCACGACACGATCAGGGAGAACACACCGATGAGCACGATCGGGTTGTTCCTGGGCTCCTCGGGCGTGTGCACGGTCCTCCAGTCGGGTCAGCTGACGTCCGCCGCGCTCGCCACCCAAGTGTTACACGCGCTCGTGTTGTTGGTTTTGAAGCCGTGGTTCACCCAGGCCGCGTTCCGCTCGGGCGCGCCGTGGTCCCGGTTGGGGTAGATCGGGTAGTCACCGCGGTTGCCCGCGTCGCTCAGCGCCACCGAGATGACGTCCTGGGGCACCGCGCCGTGGGACAGCGGGGCCAGCGTCATCCCGCCGAAGCAGGTGGCCTGCAGCTCCTTGCGCCGGTTCAGCTCCAGGCCCGCCGGGGTGTCCCAGCCGCCCTGCTCGTACTGGGCGTCGCTGGACGCGCGCAGGATGCCGGACAGCCACTGGACGTGGTGGCCGTACTCGTGGGCGAGCTGCCCCAGGTACTTGCCGGGGTGGTTCGGGTTGGCCGAGCCCTGCTCGTTGGCGTAGTGGTCGGGCGTCCAGTAGATGGTGCCGTCGCAGTACATGGCGGTGCGGTCGGGGCCCATCGAGCCGCACGTGTTGGTGATCTGCGAGGTCACCATGACCAGCTCGACCGGCTGGTAGGGCAGGTTGGCCTTGGTGAACGACGGCTTCCACATCGCCTCGATGCACGGCAGCGCGGCGCGCAGGAACTGGTCCTGCCCCGCGGGCGAGTAGTCCATCGCGGGCAGCGGGCAGCCCTCGATGTTGAACGCGCCCAGGTCCGCCGAGTGGATCGGGTTGTCGCCCAGCGCGATGACGGCCTTGGGGCCGGCCTTCGTCGTGCTGGTGGACGTGCTCCGCGGGCTGCTGGACGTGGTGGGCGTCGTCGTTTCCGTCGTCGTCGGTTCAGCCGAATAGGTATAACTCGAATACCCGGAGTAACCGGAGTCGCCGGCCTGCCTCGAATTGCGGTTCGCGGCCACCAGGCCGATGGTGGCGATGCCCAGCACCACCAGGCCGATCAGCAGGAACGCGACCAGCGGGCCCTTGCTCTTCTTGCGCGGCAGCGGCGGGTAGGGCATCGGCGGCGGGCCCCACCCCGGCGGCGGCCCGGGCGGCGGACCCCAGCTCACGGGCGGCGGCTGCGGCGGTGCCATCGGCGGCGGCCCGGTCGGCGGCGGCGCGGCGCCCTGCCCGGGCCACGGCGGCGGCCCGGCCGGCGGGGGCTGCTGGGCGGGCCACTGGCGGGTGGGCGGCGGCTGCCGGGGGTGCAGCGGCGCGGGCATCGGCGGTGGCCCAACCGGTCGTGGTGGCGGCCAGCCACCAGGCGGTGGTGGTTGAGTCATCGCTGGTGGTCCCCCGTGTCGCGGATGCCCGAATCAGCACTGGAGCTTAGGGGAACTCCGCTATCCTGCGCGGCCGTGTTGAGAAACTGGGGAGCGGCCGCGATCTGCGTG
This portion of the Saccharothrix syringae genome encodes:
- a CDS encoding DoxX family protein; the protein is MEPTRSRSRSALALAGLLGAAGATHFAKPRPYDSIVPRALPGRPRTWTYASGVAELALAAAVAAPRTRGLGGKLAAAFFAAVFPANVKMALDHRAKSPGARAVAWGRLPLQVPLVLWALRVGRSAP
- a CDS encoding M20/M25/M40 family metallo-hydrolase — protein: MSDDPENPEHPERAAVAAFADDFVAGLREWLAIPSIGADPAHHGDVHASARWLADALSRDGWPDVRVWDAGPALPAVYACRPAADPDAPTVLVYGHHDVQPVDPVEQWRYPPFEPTLVGEELFARGASDDKGQVAMHLLGVRAHLAATGATHPAVTLKLLVEGEEESGSPHLTRLLDDHRDDLACDLVVFTDTPLYARDAPTVCTGQRGVYGAEVVFTGGASDVHSGRAGGGVPNPATAIARLVAALHDDRGRVRLRDFYADVVEPTEAERADYAALPFDEAGWLANAGGARALSGEPGWSTLERVWVRPTAEVNGIRGGYTGPGLKTIVPAEASVKLSFRLVPDQRPEQVADALREFVRAHTPPGLRSEVIARGDGAPPYAVDVSHPAVGAVRDAVEAAFEQPVRFSRTGGSGPAALLHDGLGVPVVYLGATLPDDRIHAPNERVVVPLLLRGAEAAARLWRLLPERLS
- a CDS encoding potassium channel family protein yields the protein MIRRFHEGAPLADLPGHSLVGVIRMPDAGQSPVRAIVKRVIGATAALTAAVLIVYLGRDGYRDVNEDGLSLLDAVYYATVSLSTTGYGDITPVSSSARMVNVLVITPLRVLFLIVLVGTTLEVLTERSRQALRIQKWRVKVRDHVVVIGYGTKGRSAVSALMGDGVDPGHIVIVDTSQEALDAASAIGLVTVHGSGTSNDVLRVAGVPRARAVVVAANRDDTAVLVTLTARELAPKAQVVASVRERENEHLLRQSGADSVVVSSETAGRLLGMATATPSVVDMVEDLLTPDAGLSIAERDVEPTEIGGSPRHLPDIVLGVVRDGTLYRVDAPEADAVEAGDRLLYVKKVTPPKE
- a CDS encoding sensor histidine kinase; the encoded protein is MSLRTVSLRRRVALSAIGVLGVALLGVVLLVDGLFAAQSKRDVETALWEKAGAAQQLVKQDVRGAELVTRLENRGVEVRLVMPNGEAFGKAPVGGVANRVDRELPDGSTVTLYAESSLITAAQVRLRRLLLLVGFGVLAVTAAVLVWTVGRALAPLDAMTTLARSIARGKRGYRLNPSSTDNELGRTAAAFDDMLDSLEGSEERTKRFVADAAHELRTPIAGVQAVAEALMQTSDAEERERLNLLLVRESRRAGRLVDDLLALARIDVGLELHRERVDLLALAEAEVGRTRLLAPDFDIEVEGVGGGRNPGRGKDPGGGGGRGGGGGGSGSVFVSGDPQRLAQVLANLADNARQATGPSGRVRVRVSAAGGFALLVVSDNGPGVAPGDRERIFDRLVRLDEARDRRSGGSGLGLAIARGVVRAHGGELTCTDADRVEAVMLDVDEPTLKMKNLSGTAGEMGGALAGGAVAEGAVAGGAVAGAEVADGHAGGVGGGGVGTGDMSSGDMGGGSGSGELSGGGVRGDGSGAVVRRGAAFVVRLPLVG
- a CDS encoding response regulator transcription factor; amino-acid sequence: MSTAARVLVIEDAEAIGAAVSSALREAGYQVQVRPDGRELEGDLIRFRPDLVVLDVMLPGRDGFALLEVIRRSSGAGVVMLTARDGVSDRLRGLDRGADDYVVKPFVLAELVARVSAVLRRLGRTPSTVQIGDLVVDADSAVVLRGSMPIELTATELRLLRYLAAQRGRVVGKTQILTAVWGYEDYDPNLVEVHVSALRRKLEEHGPRLLHTVRGLGYVLRADET
- a CDS encoding neutral zinc metallopeptidase, which translates into the protein MHTPEEPRNNPIVLIGVFSLIVSCVLGLGLVAQLDSSRRIGGRAVAAPGAPPAPATGTEDPRPRAVHRLADHPLLVTPVKLPAVACSLPGFGVSDTQLSAYYKAGVACLDQAWQPVLEQANLPFSPPTLDTSPELTDGPCGSAPAESEAVAYYCGRNRTIYMPTRRLRDNGGGERAGSHLATLAHEYGHHVQAVSGMLRAADSKIVAAGEETPAGLEMSRRIELQANCFAGMFLLAASGSIGSGLAAEAAEDFRYAMEEPPEENAHGTPENQAQWASGGFETGTTTSCNTYAAPAEAVG
- a CDS encoding neutral zinc metallopeptidase, whose translation is MPYPPLPRKKSKGPLVAFLLIGLVVLGIATIGLVAANRNSRQAGDSGYSGYSSYTYSAEPTTTETTTPTTSSSPRSTSTSTTKAGPKAVIALGDNPIHSADLGAFNIEGCPLPAMDYSPAGQDQFLRAALPCIEAMWKPSFTKANLPYQPVELVMVTSQITNTCGSMGPDRTAMYCDGTIYWTPDHYANEQGSANPNHPGKYLGQLAHEYGHHVQWLSGILRASSDAQYEQGGWDTPAGLELNRRKELQATCFGGMTLAPLSHGAVPQDVISVALSDAGNRGDYPIYPNRDHGAPERNAAWVNHGFKTNNTSACNTWVASAADVS